DNA sequence from the candidate division WOR-3 bacterium genome:
AATGCTTACCGGGTCAGGTGGAAAAAATAGGCCGTGTTTTGTCAGTTCCTTGCCAAGTTGTTCGGTGACTATGCCGGTTTCCACGACGACCATCATGTTGTCCTTGTCGATTTCCAATATTTTCGTCATCTTCTCGAGCGATAATACGATTCCGCCGTGAGCGGGCACCGCGCCCGCCGATAGACACGTGCCTCCGCCTCGCGGAGTTACCGGAATGAGATTCTCGTGTGCTACCTGCATAACCTGAGACACCTGCTCGGTCGAAGCACATCTGACGACGGCTTCGGGCAATGAACTGTAAAGCGGGGTCTCGTCATGTGAGTAATTTTCGAGCGTATCCGGGTCTGTTAGCACGTTCGCGGAACCAACTATTTGCTTCAATCTAATGATTATTTTCTCGTCGACCTTCGCGTATTGCATTAATTCAATTAT
Encoded proteins:
- a CDS encoding FAD-binding oxidoreductase; this translates as MQYAKVDEKIIIRLKQIVGSANVLTDPDTLENYSHDETPLYSSLPEAVVRCASTEQVSQVMQVAHENLIPVTPRGGGTCLSAGAVPAHGGIVLSLEKMTKILEIDKDNMMVVVETGIVTEQLGKELTKHGLFFPPDPVSI